A DNA window from Pseudodesulfovibrio thermohalotolerans contains the following coding sequences:
- a CDS encoding IS110 family RNA-guided transposase, protein MAKLKVSSVHRFVEAFSGEKVWIGVDVHKLSFSVALLRPDGAVKDWTCPADATALTRLVMSLPVEVGAVCYESGPTGFELARSLEAEGVTVVVAAPSRIPRPITATNKTDSLDCRKLAELAASGLIRPIAIPSVEAEAFRALERRRHQLTDSLRRAKQRIRSLLLYLGAQEPADLDHWSKAAILTLHQVELPSGAKETLESLLDELEYFACAQRKVDQRLRISIREQDEARRIAAMRSVPGVGEVVATTFAAEVYRPERFNRSEEVTAYLGLAPVMRQSGGSKGKATLRPVGQKRLRSLLIEAAWVWKQRDEWAREFYNRIYSRHGVAQKAIAALARKLAALLWKLSLPVTQS, encoded by the coding sequence ATGGCAAAGCTCAAAGTATCATCTGTTCATCGGTTTGTTGAAGCGTTTTCCGGCGAGAAGGTATGGATAGGAGTGGACGTCCATAAGCTGAGTTTCAGCGTGGCTTTGCTCAGACCTGATGGTGCCGTGAAGGACTGGACTTGTCCGGCTGATGCAACAGCACTCACCCGGCTTGTCATGTCATTACCTGTTGAGGTTGGCGCGGTTTGCTATGAATCTGGACCGACTGGCTTTGAGTTGGCCAGGAGCCTCGAAGCAGAAGGTGTTACGGTTGTCGTTGCTGCGCCAAGCCGAATCCCGCGCCCCATTACCGCTACCAACAAGACCGACAGCCTGGACTGCCGCAAACTGGCAGAGCTGGCAGCCTCCGGCCTGATCAGACCAATCGCCATTCCTTCCGTTGAAGCTGAAGCCTTCCGTGCTCTTGAGCGTCGAAGGCATCAGCTCACCGACTCTCTTCGTCGAGCTAAACAACGGATTCGTTCACTTCTTCTTTATCTTGGAGCGCAGGAGCCTGCCGATCTGGACCATTGGAGCAAGGCTGCCATACTCACACTTCATCAGGTGGAACTTCCTTCGGGGGCAAAAGAGACTCTTGAAAGCTTGCTCGATGAACTGGAGTACTTCGCTTGTGCACAACGCAAAGTGGATCAGCGTTTGCGAATAAGCATCCGGGAACAAGACGAGGCAAGACGTATTGCCGCCATGAGGTCCGTTCCCGGCGTTGGCGAAGTCGTGGCCACGACTTTTGCGGCAGAGGTTTACCGCCCGGAACGTTTCAATCGCAGCGAAGAGGTGACAGCTTACCTGGGCCTTGCGCCAGTGATGCGGCAAAGTGGAGGCAGCAAGGGTAAGGCAACACTTCGCCCGGTCGGTCAAAAGCGATTACGAAGTTTACTGATTGAAGCAGCTTGGGTGTGGAAGCAGCGAGATGAGTGGGCCAGGGAGTTCTACAACCGAATTTATAGCCGACATGGTGTGGCACAAAAAGCAATAGCTGCGCTTGCTCGTAAATTGGCCGCGCTTTTGTGGAAGCTCAGCTTACCTGTAACGCAGTCGTAA
- a CDS encoding ImmA/IrrE family metallo-endopeptidase: MMKLIKTKQDHELALKRIETLLADSSSQEAMDELELLAHLVDQYEEKEFPIDFPSPVAAIKFRMDQLGLKQKDLVSYIGSKSKVSEVLNEKRPLTLEMMRKLNSGLGIPAETLLQSPKAEFPKTYTDLNWEQFPLRELVKRGVVEAKHIKERAEEAMRGLIHAAGSPQLANACLRQGSWNGKTADCYATLAWELIVRARAREVELSTKYRHGSFTEAHMEKLAHLSIYTDGPKLAVEYLARYGIILLTEPAIKGTYLDGIALLLEDGTPVVGLTLRLDRIDYFWFTLMHELAHIIKHLTPEQSSIIDFKDGSSAKDTEDEANTIASNALIPAELWTNSKAKQRGSKVGVLELAEQLEIHEAIVAGRVRKERNNYRVLSGLVGQKQIRKLFW; encoded by the coding sequence AAACTAAGCAGGATCACGAGTTGGCCCTTAAGCGTATTGAGACGCTCCTTGCAGACAGTTCTTCCCAGGAAGCAATGGATGAACTCGAACTGCTTGCACACCTTGTCGACCAATACGAAGAGAAGGAATTCCCGATCGACTTCCCCTCCCCTGTTGCTGCAATCAAGTTCCGCATGGACCAACTCGGTCTCAAGCAAAAAGATTTAGTCTCTTACATTGGGAGCAAGAGCAAGGTCTCTGAGGTGCTGAACGAAAAGCGTCCCCTTACCCTTGAGATGATGAGAAAGCTGAATAGCGGGCTAGGCATCCCCGCCGAAACACTTCTTCAAAGTCCAAAAGCAGAATTTCCAAAAACATACACTGACTTGAATTGGGAGCAATTTCCGCTTCGAGAATTAGTTAAAAGAGGGGTTGTTGAAGCGAAGCATATAAAAGAACGTGCCGAGGAGGCTATGAGAGGCCTCATCCATGCTGCGGGCTCTCCCCAACTTGCAAATGCCTGTCTTAGACAGGGCTCTTGGAATGGCAAAACAGCAGACTGTTACGCAACTCTTGCCTGGGAACTAATTGTTCGAGCTCGCGCTCGTGAAGTTGAGCTTAGCACAAAATACAGACATGGCTCTTTCACCGAAGCACACATGGAAAAGCTCGCCCACTTAAGCATATACACAGATGGACCCAAACTAGCCGTCGAATATCTCGCCAGATATGGGATAATCCTTTTAACTGAGCCTGCAATAAAGGGGACTTACCTTGATGGTATAGCTCTTCTATTAGAAGACGGGACACCTGTCGTTGGATTGACCCTCAGATTAGATCGAATTGACTATTTCTGGTTTACCCTAATGCATGAACTAGCTCATATCATCAAACACTTAACGCCTGAGCAATCTTCAATTATCGACTTCAAAGATGGATCTTCAGCAAAAGACACTGAGGACGAAGCCAATACAATTGCCTCCAACGCCCTAATCCCTGCTGAACTCTGGACTAACAGCAAAGCAAAGCAACGTGGCAGCAAAGTTGGAGTTCTGGAGCTTGCAGAACAACTGGAAATTCACGAAGCAATCGTAGCAGGAAGAGTCCGAAAAGAAAGAAACAACTATCGCGTCCTTTCTGGATTGGTTGGGCAAAAGCAGATTCGCAAGTTGTTTTGGTAA